The following DNA comes from Gammaproteobacteria bacterium.
TTAAGCCCTCCTGAATACTTGCCTATTAGTAGTCGCAATATATTCATGCTAGTCATAAGTTCGGATGTCTTCATAAATTTTGCCGAACTTACTTCCCATTACAAACAGGCCAACGGGGTTAGAATCATTTGCCCGTGGACGTGCATGCCACATCACTTTAAATAGGTATTTAATCGGCGATCAGCACAATTGTGCTACATATCTACAGCCACGTTAACGAACTGTGGCAGATGCGACCTAACTCATTGATATTGGTGGGCCGTCTGCGACTCGAACGCAGGACCAACGGATTAAAAGTCCGCTGCTCTACCGACTGAGCTAACGGCCCAATGGGGTAATCTGACTTGCCTGGATTGTGCGGGCCGGGCGGATCGTGTCCGCGGTTCCGGCGGGATGGGGTATTTTAGCCGCAAACCGCGGCCCGCGCCAAGCCGAAATCGGCCCGAGATCCCCGGATATCACGCATAGCGCGTCGGGTCCGGGACGCCGGCGGCGCGGAACCCCTCGGCGCGCAGGCGGCAGGAGTCGCAGCGCCCGCAGGCGCGGCCGTGCGGATCGGCCTGGTAGCAGGAGACCGTGAGCGCGTAGTCCACGCCGAGGCGCAGGCCTGCGCGGATGATGTCGGCCTTGCCCAGCGCGATCAGCGGGGCGTGGATCTGGAACCGCCCGCCTTCGACGCTGGCCCGGGTCGCGAGGTTCGCCGTCCGCTCGAAGGCCGCGATGAACTCGGGCCGGCAGTCGGGATAGCCGGAGTAGTCCACGGCGTTGACGCCGATGAAGATGTCGCGCGCACCAAGCACCTCGGCCCAGGCCAGCGCGAGCGAGAGGAACACCGTGTTGCGCGCGGGCACGTAGGTGACCGGAATGCCGGCGCTCGGCGCCTCCGGCACCGCGATGGTCTTGTCGGTGAGCGCGGAGCCGCCAAGCTCGCCCAGTCCGGACAGGCTCATGACGCGCAGTTCGACCGCGCCGAGCGCGTCGGCAACCTGCGCCGCGGCGATGGTCTCGGCGCCGTGGCGCTGGCCATAGGAGAAGCTCAGCGCGTGACAGGCGAAACCCTGTTCGCGCGCCAGCGCGAGCAGGGTCGCGGAATCGAGTCCGCCGGAGAGCAGCACGACGGCGCGCCTGCGGCCGGCGGTCGCGGACACGCTCACCGCCCCCGCGCCTCGCCCCACAGGATCTTGTGGAGCTGCACCTGCAGCCGCGCCGGCACGCCGTCGGCGAGCATCCATTCGGCAAGCTGCGCCGGATCCACTCGACTCCACACCGGAGACAGCAGCAGCTCGCAGCGTTCGACGAGGCCGTGGGTCGCGATCATCTGTTTCGTCCAGTCGTAGTCGGCGCGGTCGCAGATGACGAACTTGATCTGGTCGCGCGGCGTCAGATGGGCGAGATTCTCGAGCCGGTTCTTCGCCGCCTCGCCCGAGCCCGGCGTCTTCAGGTCCAGCACCTTCACCACGCGCGGATCGACCGCGGCGACATCGAGCGCGCCGCTGGTTTCGAGCGAGACCTCGTAGCCCGCATCGCACAGCGCGCCCAGCAGCGGAAGGCACGCCTTCTGCGCCAGCGGTTCACCGCCGGTCACGGTGACGTGACGCGCCGGATGCCGGCGCACCTCGGCCAGCACGGCCTCGATCGACATCGACTCGCCGCCGGTGAAGGCGTAGGCGGTGTCGCAGTAGTCACAGCGCAGCGGACAACCGGTCAGGCGCACGAACACCGTCGGCCACCCGATCGAGCGCGACTCGCCCTGGATCGAGAAGAAGATCTCGGTAATGCGCAACTGGGGTGACGGGTCTTTCATGCGGCGGCGGAAACGCGTTGGGATGGCGCTAGTTTAACACCTGCTGAAAACCAGGACTAAGGACTGAGGATTCAGGACCAAGTGAAAGAAATAAAATTTCCTGAACCGATATACGTGAGATGAGGGGGTATCTGAAAAAACAGCGAAAACAACTACACGCATGCATCCAAGGTTTTGACTCAGCCCTTAGTCCTGAGCCCTAAGTCCTGCTTTTATCGCTTCATCCTCTGCAGCCGGTTCTGGGCGAGCTGGGCGGCGGTGCTGTTGGGATATTTGGTGATGATGGACTTCAGGGTCGCGCTGGCCTGGTCGGCCTGGCCGAGCTCGTACTGGCTGTAGCCGAGCTTGAGCATGGCGTCCGGCACCTTGTTGCTGTCGGGGTAGAGCTTGAGCACCTTGTCGAATTCGGCGACCGCCTCCGGGTAGCGCTTCATGACATAGTTGGCCTCGCCGAGCCAGTACTGCGCGTTGGAAATGTACTGGCTCTCGGGGTAGCGGGTGAGGAAATCCTGCAGGGCCGCGATGGATTCCTGGTTGCGGCCGGCGCGCAGCGCATCGACGGCCTGCTGATAGGCGGCCTGGTCTCCGCTGTCGGCGGAGGACGGCGCCGCGGTGTCGGGCGGCGGCAGCGCGGAGGTCTGCATGCCCGCGAGTTGCGTCTCGAGCTGGCGCAGACGGCGGTCGAAGTCGAGATAGATCTCGCGCTGACGCTGCTCCACGCCTTGCGTGTTGTGGCTCTGTTCCTCGATGGTGCCGCGCAGCTCCTGCACCTGCTGCGTCAGGGCGTCGAGCCGGGTGTACATATCGACGAGGGTCTGGTTGTCGAGCTGGCGTTCGAGGCGCGCGACGCGTTCGTCCAGGGACTGCGGACGCTGTGCGGGCCCGGCGCCTGCCGGGCCCTGCACGGGCAATGATGACGACGATGGCGAAACAGGCTGGGATTCAACGATGGGCGGCAAGGCGGAGGCCGCGTGCACGGCTCCCGCCGTCAGCAGCACCGCCGTCGCCATCCAGGCCGAGTGATCCCTGCCCATTCCGCGAGCGCCTTAACGATAGACGATTTCGACGCGGCGATTCTGGGCCCAGGACTGCTCGTCATGGCCCATCGCGACCGGGCGCTCCTCGCCGTAGCTCACCGTCTCGACCTGGCCGCCGCTCGCACCCTGCAGCATCAGCACGTTCTTGACGGCATTGGCGCGGCGCTCGCCGAGACCGATGTTGTACTCGCGCGAACCGCGCTCGTCGGCATGACCCTCGAGGGTGACGCTGACGTTGGCGTTCTGGCTCAGGTAGGTCGCGTGCGCCTGCACGATGTCGCGGAACTCGGGCCGGATGTCCGACTTGTCGAAATCGAAGTAGATGACGCGCTTCGACAGCAGGCTGTTCGGATCGTCGAGGGGATTCATCGCCATGCCGCCCGAGGTGCCCGCGCCCATGCTCTGGGCGCCGTCGCCCGAGGTCATCGGCTGAGTCATCGCGCCGCCGTCCGACGTCGTGGCCTGCTCATCCGGCGTCGAGGCGCAGCCGGCGAGCAAGGCGATAGGAAGTACTGCAACACTCAACTTGGTAAAAAATTTCATGATGGTCTCCTTAGTGTCTTTTCTTATACCCGATGTTCAATTTTTCAAAACGCCCATTATTCACCGTACATATGGTGACCAGGCGGGTTCGCGTGCCTGTCCCTCCTGCAATACCAGCCTCTGGCGCACGCGGCCATCGACGGACACTGCGGATAAGAATCCTCTGTCCCTGTCCTTGGTCGCATAGATGACCATGCTACCATTGGGTGCAAAACTTGGCGACTCGTCGAGCTGCGAATTCGTCAGCACCTGCATGTTCCCGGTTGCGAGTTCGATCGTCGCGATGTTGAACTGGTTGCCCGTGCCGTGCACGAACGCCAGGTACTTCCCGTTGGGCGACAGCACCGGCCGGGAATTGTACTTGCCCTCGAAGGTCAGCCGGGTGGTCTCGCCCGAGCCGATCGCCACGCGATAGATCTGCGGACCGCCACCCCGGTCGGAGGTGAACACGATCGCCGCGCCGTCCGGGGTCCAGACCGGCTCGGTGTCGATCGCGAAGTTGTTGGTCAGCCGGCGCAGCTGCTTGGAGGCCAGATCCAGGATGTAGATCTCGGGGTTGCCTTCCTTGGACAGGACGAGCGCCAATTTTCTGCCGTCCGGCGACCACGAGGGGGCGTTGTTCAAGCCCTTGGCGTAGGACACAATTTCGCGCCGGCCGGTGTTGATGTCCTGCACGTACACCGCCGCGGCCCCGGTCTCGAACGAGACGTAGGCCAGGCGGTTGCCGTCCGGCGACCACGAGGGCGACATCATCGGGTGGGCGGATTTCAGGATCGGGCGCGCGTTGAAGCCGTCCGAATCCGCGACCTGCAGCGAGTACTTGCGCTTGCCGCCCTCCATGACCTCCGAGATGAAGGCGATGCGGGTGGCGAAGGCCCCCGGCTCGCCGATCAGGGATTCGTAGATCATGTCGGCGATCTGGTGCGCGGTCCAGCGCAGCCGGGCGCGGTCGGATTGCACGGTGTAGCCGGCGCGCTGCGTCTGCTTGACCACGTCGAGGAGTTGGAACTGCACCATGTACCCGTCGGCCTGCGGCATCACCTTGCCGACCACGAGATGGTCCACGTTGACCATGCGCCAGTCGCGGTAGTTGACCTGGGAGGCCTCGTTCGGGCGCGACAACATGTCCTTGACCGCCAGCGGGGAAAACCGCCCGCTGCGCTGCAGGTCGGCCGAGATGACGCCGGCGATGTCGACCGGCAGGGCCTCCTGCCCGCTCCAGGAGAACGGGACCACGGCGATGGGCATCGCCCCGGCGGCGCCCTGGGTGATCTCGATGGTCAGCACCGCCTGCGCGTTCGCGGCGCAGGAAAGGCAGGCGAGAAAGATGAGTGTCCTGAACGATAGCGGCATGATTATCCCTGCGGATTGAAGACAAACTCCAGTTCACGGAAGCGGTCGAACAGCGGGTCGCTGGCCGAGGGCACCGGCAGTGGCGAAGCCTTGCGCACGGCCGCCTCGACCGATCTGTCGAACAGCTCGTCGCCGCTGCCCGCCACGATCTTCACGTCGATCACGTCGCCGCCGGGGATCAGGCTGACCCGCACCCGGCAACGCTTGCCTTCCCATTGGACCGGTTTGATCCAGTTGCGCTCGACCTTCTGCTTGATGATCACGACGTACTTGTCCACTTCACTCTGTTCGCGCGCGGCGCGTTCCCGCGCGGCGGCGGCCTGGCGCGCGGCCTCCTCGGCCCGTTTCGCGTCCGCGGCCTTGCGGGCCGCCTCGGCCGCCTTGCGCGCATCCTCCGCCTTGCGGGCCTCCTCCGCCCGGCGCGCGTCTTCCGCCTTGCGCGTGGCCTCGGCCTGCTGTTTCGCCGCCTCCGCCTGTTTCTTCGCCTCGGCGGCCTGTTTCTCGGCGGCCTCGGCCTCCTTGCGCACCGCCTCCTGTTGCTTCTTCAACTGGGCCAGTTGCTGCTCCTCACGCTTGCGCGCCTCCTCGGCCTTGCGCAACTGGTCGCGCTTGCGCGCCTCCTCAGCCTTTTTCTGCGCCTCGGCCTGCTTGAGCTTCTCGAGCTCCTGCTGGACCTTGGTCTCGTCGATGGCGACGGCCTCGATCACGTCGACCTCCGGCGCGGGCGCGCCGACCGGCGTCGGCGCCCACTCGAAGCTCATCACCAGCACGGTGACAAAGACGACATGGACCAGCACGGCGTAGATCAGATAACGCGGCTGGGCGGACAGCTCCCGCAGCCATTCCCCGAGACCGGACCCGATCTCCGCCAGCAGGTTCATGCGCTTCATCGGGCTATCGCCGCTTCGCCTCCGGCGATTCGGTCACCAGACCGACGCTCGGCGCCCCCGCCTTCTGCAGCAGGGTCATGACGCCGACCACCGAGCCGTAGTCGGCCTTGCTGTCGCCGCGCACCATGACCGGAGTCGTGGGCTTGTTGCGCAGCACCGCCGCGGTGCGCTGCACCAGCGTGTCGGCGTCGATCGGCTTGTCCTCGGCACCGCCGACGTTGAGATAGATGCGGCCCTGGGCATCGACGGTGGCGACCAGCGGCTCCGGCTGCTCGCTCTTCATCGGTTTGGCCGCGGCCTTCGGCAGCTCGACCTGGACGCCCTGGGTCAGCAGCGGGGCCGTGATCATGAAGATCACCAGCAGCACCAGCATCACGTCGATGTAGGGCACCACGTTGATCTCGGACATCGGGCGCCGATGCGTGCGTCGCAGCATATCAGCCCGCCTCCTCCACGACGGCGGCGGAGGCTGCGCCACCACCGAGGGTGCTCGGGGTCTGGCGCTGCAGGATGGCGGAGAATTCCTCGAGGAAGTTGTCGTAGCGGTTGACCAGCCGCTCGACCTCGTTGACGTAGCGGTTATAGGCGATCACCGCGGGGATGGCGGCGAACAGGCCCATGGCGGTGGCGATCAGCGCCTCCGCAATGCCGGGCGCGACCATCGCCAGCGTGGCCTGGCTCACGTTGCCGAGCGCGCGGAAGGAATTCATGATGCCCCAGACCGTGCCGAACAGGCCGATGAAGGGGCTGATCGAGCCGACCGTGGCCAGGAACGGCAGGTGCATCTCGAGCTTGTCCGCCTCGCGGTTGAGCGCCACGCGCATGGACCGGCGCGTGCCGTCCAGCACCTCGCCCGCGCTCGCGCCCTTTTTCTTCAGGTTGTGCAGATAGCTGGTGAAGCCGATGTTGAAGAGCTGCTCGGCGCCCTGGATCACCTGCTTGCGGGCGGAGATCTTCTGATGCAGCTCGGTGATATCGCCGCCCGACCAGAAGCGGTCCTCGAACTGGTCCATGGACAGGCGCGCCGTCTTCAGCTCGCGCCACTTGCGAAAGATCAGCGTCCAGGACGCGATCGACGCCAGCAGCAGGAGCAGCATGATCATCTGCACCAGGAAGCTGGCGTTGGTCACCAGATGCAACAGCGATAAATCAACCTTCACGTATCGTCTCCGCCAACAAATAATCCGGGATCCGGCGCGGCCGCAGGGTCTCTGCGTCCACGCACACGATCCGCACCCGGGCCGTGCACAACTCCCCGTCCCCGCCGCCCTCCACCGCCGTCGCCGCCGGCACGCTGTCCGCCCGCACCACGCGCTGGGCGAAGTCGAGGCTCGCCGCGCGGCGCGCGCTCACCGCGGCGCCGACATAAAGCTGCTCGTTGAATCGGGCTGGACGCAGGTAATCGATCGTGAGCGAACGCACGGCGAAGATGAGGCCCGCGTCCTTCGCTAGGACATCCTGTTCGACGCCGAGGTTCCGCAACCACTCGGTCCGCGCCCGCTCCAGATATCTGAGGTAATTGGCGTAATACACCACGCCGCCGCTGTCGGTATCCTCGTAATACACCCGCACCGGCCAGTAGAACATGTGCGAACGCGCCGAGGTCACCGGGCCACAAAGTCGGAGATATTAGAGGAAATCGTGGGGCGTGTCATGATGAATGGCACGCATTTTCGGCAGATACACCGGAAAAAAGCGGGTTTTGCGTCATTGCGCCCCGAACAGGTCCGGCGCCGGCTCGGACGCCGCCGACCGGGCCGGCGGGGTCAGGCCGAGATACAGGTAGGTGCCGCGCATCACCATGCGGCCGCGCGCGGTGCGCATCATATAGCCCTCCTGGATCAGGAACGGCTCGATCACATCCTCGATGGTACCGCGCTCCTCGCCGATCGCGGCCGCCAGGCTATCGACGCCGACCGGGCCGCCGTCGAATTTCTCGATGATGGTCAGCAGCAGGCGGCGATCCATGGCGTCGAGGCCGCCGCTGTCGACGTCCAGCATCCGCAGGGCCTGGTCGGCCACCGCGCCGGTGATACGGCCGTCCTGGCGCACCTCGGCGAAGTCGCGCACCCGGCGCAGCAGGCGGTTGGCAATGCGCGGGGTGCCGCGCGAGCGGCGCGCGATCTCGCCCGCCCCCGCGGCGTCGACCGGTACGCCGAGAATCCCCGCCGCACGCGTGACGATGGCGGCGAGCTGCTCCACCGTATAGAACTCCAGCCGCTGCACGATGCCGAAGCGGTCGCGCAGCGGCGAGGTCAGCAGGCCGGCGCGGGTGGTCGCCCCGACCAGCGTGAAGGGCGGCAGGTCGAGCTTGATGGAGCGCGCCGCCGGGCCCTCGCCGATCATGATGTCGAGCTGATAGTCCTCCATCGCCGGATAGAGCACCTCCTCGATCACCGGGCTCAGGCGGTGGATCTCGTCGATGAACAAGACATCCCGCGGCTCCAGGTTGGTCAGCAGCGCGGCGAGGTCGCCGGCGCGCTCCAGCACCGGCCCCGAGGTGTGGCGCAGGTTCACGCCCATCTCGTTGGCGATGATGTGGGCCAGCGTGGTCTTGCCGAGGCCGGGCGGGCCGAAGATCAGCGTGTGGTCGAGGGCCTCGTTGCGGGCGCCGGCGGCGCGGATGAAGATCTCCATCTGCTCGCGCACGGCGCTTTGCCCGACGTAGTCGGCGAGGCGGGACGGACGCACGGCGCGGTCGACCACGTCCTCGCCGCGGAAGCCCTGCGCCATGACGATGCGGTCGGTCTCGATCATCGCCTACCTCGCCGCCGACTGCAGCGCGGAGCGGATGATCTCCTCGCTGTTCTTGCCCGCCACGTCGATCGCGCGCACCATGCGGCTCGCCTCGTGCGGCTTGTAGCCCAGCGCGGCCAGCGCGCTCACCGCGTCATGCACCGGGTCGGCCGGCGCGCCGGGCAGGCGCGCGACGGCGGCCAGCGGCGTCGACTCCGGCGCATCGTCCTTCAGGCGGTCGCGCATCTCGACGATCAGGCGCTCGGCCGACTTCTTGCCGATGCCCGGCACCCGGGTCAGCGCCGCGGCGTCGTTGTCGTGGATGCAGCGCGCGAATTCCCCCACCGGCATGGCGGACAGCACGTTCATCGCCATGCGCGCGCCGACGCCGTTGACCTTGATCAGTTCACGGAACAGCGCGCGTTCGCCGAGATCGGCGAAGCCGTACAGCAGGTGGGCGTCGTCGCGCACGATCAGGTGAGTATAGACCACGCACTCGGCGCCGAGCGCGGGCAGGTCGTCGAAGGTGCTCATGGTGGCCTCGACCTCGTAGCCGACGCCGTTCACGTCGAGCAGCAGGAACGGGACCTGGCGCTGGACCAGCGTGCCGCGCAACCGCCCGATCACAGGCGCTGCTCCCGCGCCAGCGCGCCGGCGCGGGCGATGCGGGCGAGCGTCGCGCCGGTATGGCAGTGGCACAGCGCGCAGGCGAGCGCGTCGGCGGCGTCGGCCTGCGGCGCCGCCGGCAGGTTGAGCAGCGCGCGCACCATGTGCTGGATCTGGGCCTTGGCGGCGTTGCCCTTGCCGGCGACGGCGAGCTTGATCTGCGCCGGGGTGTAGGCATGCACCGACAAGCCGTGAAGGGCGAGCGCGGTGATGGCGGCGCCGCGCGCCTGGCCGAGCTTGAGGGCGGATTCGACGTTGTGCTTGACGAAGACGTTCTCGATCACCGCCTCGTCGGGCCGGTGCTCGGCGATCACCGCGCGCAGGCCCTCGAAGATGGTGCGCAGGCGCTGCGCCAGGTCGGGATCCTCGCTGCGCACGCAGCCGCTCGCGATGTACGCGGGCTTGCGGCCGCCGGTCTCGATTACGCCGAAACCGGTCACGCGGGAGCCGGGATCTATGCCGAGTATGCGTGCCATAAAATTGAGAGTCACTCCGGCAGGAAACAGGCCGGAACTGGGTGCAGTGTAACGATTTTTCCGCCGCTTGTAACTCGCCGCCTGCATCTGTGCAGGCCGGGGACAGATTTGAAATCTGTCCCCTAGAGGGGTGTGGGGACAGACTTAAGTCTGTCCCCTATCTGAGGGCCTCAAACCGCCCGCTCTCAAGAAAGGCGCACACCTGCCGCGCGGCCGCGGCGGAATGGAGCAGCCCCAGGTGCGTGGCGTGGACGGTGGTGAAATCCGTCATCCCGTCGAGGCGGGTCTCGCCGACCTCCACCGTGCCGTCATGGGGCGGCGTCAGGCGGGTCACCCACCGCCCGATGCCGAATTCGCGCGTCCCGGCGATGACGCCGAGCTCGCGCGACCCGTCCCAGGACGGCAGGCCACCGAGCAGGCCCTGCTCCACGCTCGCTCCGAGGGTCCAGCGCAACGCCGGCCGACGGGCGACGGCGGCCGCGGCCCGGCTGCCCGCGTGCGGCGTGCCCAGGGTGATGACGCGGCCGGGCCGCTGGTCCGGGAAATCGTGCAGCAGCCACCGCACCACCAGCCCGCCGAGGCTGTGCGCGACGAAATGCACCGTGTCGGCCTCGACGCCGGCGAGCCAGCGCTGCAGGCGCGCCGCGTTCTCGCGCGGCGGGAGACGCACGCCCGGATAGGAGAACTGCCGCACCGGGAAACCGCAGATGCGCACGCGGCGGCGCAGCAGCGCCATGTCGACGCCGGTCATCCAGATGCCGTGGAGGAAGACGACCATCATCCATCATGAAATGAGACGGGGACAGACTTAAGTCTGTCCCCGAACTCGCATGCCAGCGGAGAAGGGGACAGATTTGAAATCTGTCCCCTTATTTAATGTCCAGCATCCGCTCCAGCGCCAGCCGCGCCTCGGCGGCCTCGTCGGGCGGCACGGTGATGCGGTTGATGACGCGGCCCTCGACCAGCGCTTCCAGCGCCGCGCACAGGTGGGGCGGATCGATGCGGAACATGGTCGAGCACATGCAGATGGTGGGCGACATGAAGTGCACCGACTTGCCCTCGTGGCGGTGGCGCTCGTGCAGGCGCTGCACCATGTTCAGCTCGGTGCCGACCAGCCAGCGCGTGCCCGGCGCGGAGTCGGCGATGGTCCGGATGATGTATTCGGTGGAACCGACGAACTCCGACTTCTGGCACACCTCGTAGGAGCACTCCGGGTGCGAGATCACGCGGGTGTCGGGATACTGGGCGAGGAAACGGTCGATGTGCTCGGGGCGGAACATCTGGTGCACCGAACAGAAACCCTTCCACAGGATGATGCGCGCGTTCCGGATCTGCTCCGGCGTCAGGCCGCCGAGCGGCAGGCTGAAGTCCCAGGTCACCATCTGCTCGAGCGGGATGCCCATGCGGTGGCCCGTGTTGCGGCCGAGGTGCTGGTCGGGGAAGAACAGTACCTTTTCGCGCCGCGCGAACGACCACTCGAGGATGCGCGCGGCGTTCGAGGAGGTGCAGACGATGCCGCCGTGGCGGCCGCAGAAGGCCTTGAGGTCGGCGGCGGAGTTGATGTAGGTCACCGGGGTCACGGTCTCGTCGGGCGCGAGCACCGTCGCCAGTTCGCGCCAGGCGCGTTCGACCTTGGCGAGGTTGGCCATGTCGGCCATCGAGCAGCCGGCGCTGAGGTCGGGCAGGATCACCTGCTGGTCCGGACGGGTCAGGATGTCGGCCACCTCGGCCATGAAGTGGACGCCGCAGAACACGATGTATTCGGCGCGCGAGTCGGCGGCCTGGCGCGACAGCTTGAGCGAATCGCCCGTCACGTCGGCGTGGCGGTACACCTCCTCGCGCTGGTAATGGTGCCCGAGGATCAGCAGGCGCTCGCCCAACGCCGCCTTGGCGGCACGGATGCGGGCATCCCATTCCTCGTCGGTTACGTCGGGTGCGGCCGGGACGGCGGCGGCATTGGCGGTCATGACATTAGATCCTCACCTGGTCGTTCAATATCGCGGGACAGATCGGTCCGCCATCGAATCGTAGCCCGGATGAAGGCGCCACGCGCCGCACTCCGGGGGGAGTTCCCGGATGCCGCTGCGCTCCATCCGGGCTACCTGTCTATAAGGAACAACTTTGCTCCGGTCGGCCCCGATATCAAGAGGCGGCTGACGCCCATGTTAGCAAAGCGCCGCCGCGGTGACACGGATCCAGGATAAAAAAGCCTTTCCATCCCGGATGTTGCGCCGGCTTGCGGATGCGAAGCGTCGTGGCCCGCAGGAAGGCATGCGTCGCGGAATCCGGGTATTCCCGGATTCCGCCACGCTC
Coding sequences within:
- the ruvC gene encoding crossover junction endodeoxyribonuclease RuvC, whose translation is MARILGIDPGSRVTGFGVIETGGRKPAYIASGCVRSEDPDLAQRLRTIFEGLRAVIAEHRPDEAVIENVFVKHNVESALKLGQARGAAITALALHGLSVHAYTPAQIKLAVAGKGNAAKAQIQHMVRALLNLPAAPQADAADALACALCHCHTGATLARIARAGALAREQRL
- the tolA gene encoding cell envelope integrity protein TolA, encoding MKRMNLLAEIGSGLGEWLRELSAQPRYLIYAVLVHVVFVTVLVMSFEWAPTPVGAPAPEVDVIEAVAIDETKVQQELEKLKQAEAQKKAEEARKRDQLRKAEEARKREEQQLAQLKKQQEAVRKEAEAAEKQAAEAKKQAEAAKQQAEATRKAEDARRAEEARKAEDARKAAEAARKAADAKRAEEAARQAAAARERAAREQSEVDKYVVIIKQKVERNWIKPVQWEGKRCRVRVSLIPGGDVIDVKIVAGSGDELFDRSVEAAVRKASPLPVPSASDPLFDRFRELEFVFNPQG
- the queC gene encoding 7-cyano-7-deazaguanine synthase QueC, which produces MDARRRRAGAAAGAAPQDPVGRGAGAVSVSATAGRRRAVVLLSGGLDSATLLALAREQGFACHALSFSYGQRHGAETIAAAQVADALGAVELRVMSLSGLGELGGSALTDKTIAVPEAPSAGIPVTYVPARNTVFLSLALAWAEVLGARDIFIGVNAVDYSGYPDCRPEFIAAFERTANLATRASVEGGRFQIHAPLIALGKADIIRAGLRLGVDYALTVSCYQADPHGRACGRCDSCRLRAEGFRAAGVPDPTRYA
- the ybgF gene encoding tol-pal system protein YbgF, with amino-acid sequence MGRDHSAWMATAVLLTAGAVHAASALPPIVESQPVSPSSSSLPVQGPAGAGPAQRPQSLDERVARLERQLDNQTLVDMYTRLDALTQQVQELRGTIEEQSHNTQGVEQRQREIYLDFDRRLRQLETQLAGMQTSALPPPDTAAPSSADSGDQAAYQQAVDALRAGRNQESIAALQDFLTRYPESQYISNAQYWLGEANYVMKRYPEAVAEFDKVLKLYPDSNKVPDAMLKLGYSQYELGQADQASATLKSIITKYPNSTAAQLAQNRLQRMKR
- the queE gene encoding 7-carboxy-7-deazaguanine synthase QueE, producing the protein MKDPSPQLRITEIFFSIQGESRSIGWPTVFVRLTGCPLRCDYCDTAYAFTGGESMSIEAVLAEVRRHPARHVTVTGGEPLAQKACLPLLGALCDAGYEVSLETSGALDVAAVDPRVVKVLDLKTPGSGEAAKNRLENLAHLTPRDQIKFVICDRADYDWTKQMIATHGLVERCELLLSPVWSRVDPAQLAEWMLADGVPARLQVQLHKILWGEARGR
- the pal gene encoding peptidoglycan-associated lipoprotein Pal, which gives rise to MKFFTKLSVAVLPIALLAGCASTPDEQATTSDGGAMTQPMTSGDGAQSMGAGTSGGMAMNPLDDPNSLLSKRVIYFDFDKSDIRPEFRDIVQAHATYLSQNANVSVTLEGHADERGSREYNIGLGERRANAVKNVLMLQGASGGQVETVSYGEERPVAMGHDEQSWAQNRRVEIVYR
- the ruvB gene encoding Holliday junction branch migration DNA helicase RuvB, giving the protein MIETDRIVMAQGFRGEDVVDRAVRPSRLADYVGQSAVREQMEIFIRAAGARNEALDHTLIFGPPGLGKTTLAHIIANEMGVNLRHTSGPVLERAGDLAALLTNLEPRDVLFIDEIHRLSPVIEEVLYPAMEDYQLDIMIGEGPAARSIKLDLPPFTLVGATTRAGLLTSPLRDRFGIVQRLEFYTVEQLAAIVTRAAGILGVPVDAAGAGEIARRSRGTPRIANRLLRRVRDFAEVRQDGRITGAVADQALRMLDVDSGGLDAMDRRLLLTIIEKFDGGPVGVDSLAAAIGEERGTIEDVIEPFLIQEGYMMRTARGRMVMRGTYLYLGLTPPARSAASEPAPDLFGAQ
- a CDS encoding alpha/beta hydrolase, coding for MMVVFLHGIWMTGVDMALLRRRVRICGFPVRQFSYPGVRLPPRENAARLQRWLAGVEADTVHFVAHSLGGLVVRWLLHDFPDQRPGRVITLGTPHAGSRAAAAVARRPALRWTLGASVEQGLLGGLPSWDGSRELGVIAGTREFGIGRWVTRLTPPHDGTVEVGETRLDGMTDFTTVHATHLGLLHSAAAARQVCAFLESGRFEALR
- the tolR gene encoding protein TolR — its product is MLRRTHRRPMSEINVVPYIDVMLVLLVIFMITAPLLTQGVQVELPKAAAKPMKSEQPEPLVATVDAQGRIYLNVGGAEDKPIDADTLVQRTAAVLRNKPTTPVMVRGDSKADYGSVVGVMTLLQKAGAPSVGLVTESPEAKRR
- the ybgC gene encoding tol-pal system-associated acyl-CoA thioesterase — its product is MFYWPVRVYYEDTDSGGVVYYANYLRYLERARTEWLRNLGVEQDVLAKDAGLIFAVRSLTIDYLRPARFNEQLYVGAAVSARRAASLDFAQRVVRADSVPAATAVEGGGDGELCTARVRIVCVDAETLRPRRIPDYLLAETIREG
- the tolB gene encoding Tol-Pal system beta propeller repeat protein TolB is translated as MPLSFRTLIFLACLSCAANAQAVLTIEITQGAAGAMPIAVVPFSWSGQEALPVDIAGVISADLQRSGRFSPLAVKDMLSRPNEASQVNYRDWRMVNVDHLVVGKVMPQADGYMVQFQLLDVVKQTQRAGYTVQSDRARLRWTAHQIADMIYESLIGEPGAFATRIAFISEVMEGGKRKYSLQVADSDGFNARPILKSAHPMMSPSWSPDGNRLAYVSFETGAAAVYVQDINTGRREIVSYAKGLNNAPSWSPDGRKLALVLSKEGNPEIYILDLASKQLRRLTNNFAIDTEPVWTPDGAAIVFTSDRGGGPQIYRVAIGSGETTRLTFEGKYNSRPVLSPNGKYLAFVHGTGNQFNIATIELATGNMQVLTNSQLDESPSFAPNGSMVIYATKDRDRGFLSAVSVDGRVRQRLVLQEGQAREPAWSPYVR
- the ruvA gene encoding Holliday junction branch migration protein RuvA codes for the protein MIGRLRGTLVQRQVPFLLLDVNGVGYEVEATMSTFDDLPALGAECVVYTHLIVRDDAHLLYGFADLGERALFRELIKVNGVGARMAMNVLSAMPVGEFARCIHDNDAAALTRVPGIGKKSAERLIVEMRDRLKDDAPESTPLAAVARLPGAPADPVHDAVSALAALGYKPHEASRMVRAIDVAGKNSEEIIRSALQSAAR
- the tolQ gene encoding protein TolQ; translated protein: MKVDLSLLHLVTNASFLVQMIMLLLLLASIASWTLIFRKWRELKTARLSMDQFEDRFWSGGDITELHQKISARKQVIQGAEQLFNIGFTSYLHNLKKKGASAGEVLDGTRRSMRVALNREADKLEMHLPFLATVGSISPFIGLFGTVWGIMNSFRALGNVSQATLAMVAPGIAEALIATAMGLFAAIPAVIAYNRYVNEVERLVNRYDNFLEEFSAILQRQTPSTLGGGAASAAVVEEAG